Within Streptomyces antibioticus, the genomic segment GAACGCCTCCAGCGTGGGGATCAACTCGGCGCGATGACGCTGGTCGTACTCGCGCAGCGGGTCGAGCAGCCGCGCCGTGAACGCCCGCCGCACGTCGTCGGGGACGAACGGCAACAGCAGGACGTGCGAGGCCAGTTCCTGGTGTCCCGCCGCGCACACCCGGCCGGGCCGCGCCGCCGCCACCCGCCGCGCGTGCCGCGCCTCCTCCAGCGCCCCGCGCAGCCCCTCCGCCGAGAGCACCGCCGCGCTGACCCCCAGCGTGAGCCGCCCGTCGCCGTCGAGCCCGGCCGTCAACGGCTCCCGTACGGCCGTCAGGAGCGCGTCGGCGAGCAGACCCGTCTCGGCGCTGTCGTGCTCGGCGGAGACCGCCGGCAGCGGCACCAGGGCGACCGCCTCGTCCCCGGTGTGCGCGACCGCGATCCGGTCGGACGGCTCGGGGCCCGTCGCCTGCGGGTCGACGAGGATCTCCTCCAGCAGCGCCTGCGCGATCCGCCCGGCCTCCAGGCCGCCGTCGTCCCACTCGACGCGCGCCACCACCACCTGCCAGTGCGGGGCCGTCCCGAGGCCGGGCAGCAGCACCGGCGCGGCCACCCGCAGCCGCGCCGCGATCTCCGCCGGGGCCGCGCCCGTCTGGACCAGCTCCAGCACCTCCTGCGCCAGCCGCCGGCGCACCGTGCGCGCCGCGTCCCGCCGGTCCCGCTCGACGGCGATGAGCTGGGTGACACCGTGCAGCAGGTCGAGCCGCTCCGCGGCCCAGTCCCCGGCGTCCGCGTCCACGGCCAGCAGCCAGTCCGACAGCACGCTCTCGCGCGCGTCCCGGGCACCCTGCGGGGCCCGGCCGCCGCCGCGCACCGGGAACAGCGAGTACGTCGTACCGTCGACCTGCACCCGGTGGGGGCCGGGCCGGCCGGTGCGCACGGCCGCCAGATGCTCCGCCGCGAGCCGCCCCCACAGCTCGCCCGACCCGCTCCGACCGGGAGCCTTGGAGCCCGCGATCAGCCGTCC encodes:
- a CDS encoding PucR family transcriptional regulator, producing the protein MRLRALLDTDALGLRLLGGGDELDRSVRGVMTTDLRDPSRYLSGGELVLTGLAWRRDAADSEPFVRILAQAGVAALAAGEAELADVPEDLVTACARHRLPLFAVHESVAFATITEHVVRQVSGERAGDLAAVVDRHRRMMTSGPAGGGPDVVLDLLGTDLDLRAWVLSPTGRLIAGSKAPGRSGSGELWGRLAAEHLAAVRTGRPGPHRVQVDGTTYSLFPVRGGGRAPQGARDARESVLSDWLLAVDADAGDWAAERLDLLHGVTQLIAVERDRRDAARTVRRRLAQEVLELVQTGAAPAEIAARLRVAAPVLLPGLGTAPHWQVVVARVEWDDGGLEAGRIAQALLEEILVDPQATGPEPSDRIAVAHTGDEAVALVPLPAVSAEHDSAETGLLADALLTAVREPLTAGLDGDGRLTLGVSAAVLSAEGLRGALEEARHARRVAAARPGRVCAAGHQELASHVLLLPFVPDDVRRAFTARLLDPLREYDQRHRAELIPTLEAFLDCDGSWTRCAARLHLHVNTLRYRVGRIEQLTSRDLSRLEDKLDFFLALRMS